One Vicinamibacterales bacterium genomic window, GGGTGGCGAGCCGGAACTGGCGCGGGCCGTGGCGCACGAGGTGCGGCACGCCGGCGCCGTGGATCGTGTATGCGTTGGCTCCTTCTACCAGGCCTCCATCGAAGCCTTGCGGGAAGAGGCGCCTGAGATCGTGACCAGCGCCTCGCAGCCGGAGGCGCGGTGGGCCCTGCACCGCTCGTGGGTGCGCTGGCCGTGGATTGGCCCGCGCCCGTACGTCGCGTTTCAGGTCCCCGAGCGCGCGGGACGGTTGCGCGTGGTGACGCCGGCGTTCGTGGACCAGGTGCATCGCGAGGGACAGGTGATCCAGGTGTGGGTGGTCAACGACGAGCCCGACATCCGCCGGCTGCTCGACTGGGGCGTCGATGGCCTGATCTCCGATCGGCCCGACGTCGCGGTGCCGGTCAACGCCGCGTGGTATAACGAGCGCCAAACCCCAGCATGAGCATGATCCCGCCGACCTTGAACGACGTCTACGCCGCGCGCGAGCGCATTGCGCCGCACCTGCAACGCACGCCCCTGCTGCGCCATCCGCTCCTCGACGAGGCCACCGGCCTGTCGACCTGGGTGAAACACGAGAACCACAACCCAACCTGCGCCTTCAAGGTACGGGGCGGCCTCAACCTGGTGGGCGCACTCTCCAAGGAGGAGAAGGCCCGCGGCATCGTCACGGCCAGCACCGGCAACCACGGGCAGTCGCTCGGGCTGGCCTCGCGGATTCACCGGGTCGCCTGCACGGTGTTCGTGCCCGAGGGCAACAACCCCGAGAAGAACGCCGCCATGCGCGCTTATGGCGCCACGGTG contains:
- a CDS encoding glycerophosphodiester phosphodiesterase is translated as MPVPVFESPRPLVFAHRGGARLAPENTLAALDHGLALGADGIEIDVQLSADGVPMVIHDKTLDRTTDRVGAVHDFTADELARVDAGHRFERDGAFPFRGQGIGVPTLRAVLARHPETRVIIEMKGGEPELARAVAHEVRHAGAVDRVCVGSFYQASIEALREEAPEIVTSASQPEARWALHRSWVRWPWIGPRPYVAFQVPERAGRLRVVTPAFVDQVHREGQVIQVWVVNDEPDIRRLLDWGVDGLISDRPDVAVPVNAAWYNERQTPA